Proteins encoded by one window of Streptomyces sp. NBC_01571:
- a CDS encoding Gfo/Idh/MocA family protein yields MSTSRHATAGPETSSNGPGTSPSRPATPFDGRRIRVAVIGTGAIARGSHVPALARLAEEGETEIVAAADIAEDTVREFCAEAGIPHAYTDPDRMLAEQRPDLVAVCTPPTLHRGQTVAALRAGAWVWCEKPPVLTLADFDAVEAEEGQDGGPYAAVVFQHRFGSGARHVKRLLGERAMGRPLVAHCQTTWYRDADYYAVPWRGRWETEGGGPAMGHGIHQMDLLLDLMGPWSEVRAMAGRLVHDVETEDVSTALVRFGSGALATVVNSVLSPDEVSRIRIDCERATVELTHLYGHGNADWRITPAPDVPRDDVAVWRNFGADVPSSHLAQLRDLVASMRAAERPRSSGADGRAGLELITALYKSAFTDTTVRAGEVGPGDPYYTALHGGAPGWAPPAAVAAGPSTGPSVPGASQEVTA; encoded by the coding sequence ATGAGCACATCCCGCCACGCGACCGCCGGCCCCGAGACCTCCTCGAACGGGCCCGGGACCTCCCCGAGCCGTCCCGCGACCCCGTTCGACGGCCGCCGCATCAGGGTCGCGGTCATCGGTACGGGCGCCATCGCGCGCGGGAGCCATGTGCCCGCGCTGGCCCGGCTCGCCGAGGAGGGCGAGACGGAGATCGTGGCCGCGGCCGACATCGCCGAGGACACCGTCCGCGAGTTCTGTGCCGAGGCCGGTATCCCGCACGCGTACACCGATCCGGACCGGATGCTCGCCGAGCAGCGGCCCGACCTGGTCGCCGTCTGTACCCCGCCGACCCTGCACCGCGGCCAGACCGTCGCCGCGCTGCGCGCCGGAGCCTGGGTCTGGTGCGAGAAGCCGCCGGTGCTCACCCTGGCCGACTTCGACGCCGTCGAGGCGGAGGAGGGCCAGGACGGCGGCCCGTACGCGGCCGTGGTCTTCCAGCACCGGTTCGGCTCCGGCGCTCGGCACGTGAAGCGGCTGCTCGGCGAGCGGGCCATGGGCCGCCCGCTCGTCGCGCACTGCCAGACCACGTGGTACCGCGACGCCGACTACTACGCGGTGCCCTGGCGCGGCCGCTGGGAGACGGAGGGCGGCGGCCCCGCGATGGGACACGGTATCCATCAGATGGACCTGCTGCTCGATCTCATGGGGCCGTGGAGCGAGGTGCGGGCGATGGCCGGCCGCCTGGTGCACGACGTGGAGACCGAGGACGTCTCGACCGCCCTGGTCCGTTTCGGGAGCGGGGCGCTGGCCACCGTCGTCAACAGCGTCCTGAGCCCGGACGAAGTGAGCCGCATCCGCATCGACTGCGAGCGCGCCACCGTCGAACTCACCCATCTGTACGGGCACGGCAACGCCGACTGGCGCATCACCCCGGCACCGGACGTGCCGCGGGACGACGTGGCGGTGTGGCGGAACTTCGGGGCGGACGTGCCGAGTTCGCATCTCGCCCAGCTGCGGGACCTGGTCGCGAGCATGCGCGCGGCCGAGCGGCCGCGCAGCAGCGGCGCCGACGGACGCGCCGGCCTGGAGCTGATCACCGCGCTCTACAAGTCGGCGTTCACGGACACCACCGTCCGCGCGGGCGAGGTCGGCCCCGGCGATCCGTACTACACGGCGCTGCACGGCGGCGCCCCCGGCTGGGCGCCGCCCGCCGCGGTGGCGGCCGGGCCGTCCACCGGGCCGTCCGTGCCCGGCGCGAGCCAGGAGGTGACGGCATGA
- a CDS encoding undecaprenyl-diphosphate phosphatase, with amino-acid sequence MSWFESLILGLVQGLTEFLPVSSSAHLRLTAAFSGWHDPGAAFTAITQLGTEAAVLIYFRKDVGRILAAWFRSLTSKAMRENHDAQMGWLVIVGSIPIGVLGVTLKDQIEGPFRDLRVTATMLIVMGVVIGVADRLAARDESGGKHRAPKQRKTIENLNTKDGLLFGLCQAMALVPGVSRSGATISGGLFMGYTREAAARYSFLLAMPAVLASGTFEVKDATESGHVSWGPTIFATVIAFVVGYAVIAWFMKFISHKSFMPFVIYRILLGILLFVLVGAGVLSPHAGESGG; translated from the coding sequence ATGTCTTGGTTTGAATCCCTCATCCTCGGACTCGTCCAGGGGCTGACCGAGTTCCTCCCCGTCTCCTCCAGCGCGCATCTACGCCTGACCGCGGCGTTCTCCGGCTGGCACGACCCGGGAGCGGCCTTCACCGCGATCACGCAGCTCGGCACGGAGGCCGCGGTACTGATCTACTTCCGCAAGGACGTGGGCCGGATCCTCGCGGCATGGTTCCGCTCGCTCACGAGCAAGGCCATGCGGGAGAACCATGACGCCCAGATGGGCTGGCTCGTCATCGTCGGCTCCATACCGATCGGCGTGCTCGGGGTGACGCTCAAGGACCAGATCGAGGGTCCGTTCCGCGATCTGCGGGTCACCGCGACCATGCTGATCGTGATGGGCGTGGTCATCGGTGTCGCCGACCGCCTCGCGGCACGCGACGAGTCGGGCGGCAAGCACCGTGCCCCCAAGCAGCGCAAGACCATCGAGAACCTGAACACCAAGGACGGCCTGCTCTTCGGGCTCTGCCAGGCGATGGCCCTGGTCCCCGGTGTCTCCCGGTCCGGCGCGACCATCAGCGGCGGCCTCTTCATGGGCTACACCCGCGAGGCGGCGGCCCGTTACTCCTTCCTCCTCGCCATGCCGGCCGTGCTCGCCTCGGGAACCTTCGAGGTGAAGGACGCCACCGAGAGCGGTCACGTCTCCTGGGGGCCGACCATCTTCGCGACGGTCATCGCGTTCGTGGTCGGGTACGCCGTGATCGCGTGGTTCATGAAGTTCATCTCCCACAAGAGCTTCATGCCGTTCGTGATCTACCGAATCCTGCTCGGAATCCTGCTGTTCGTGCTGGTGGGAGCAGGTGTCCTGAGCCCGCACGCGGGCGAATCCGGCGGCTGA